One Geminocystis sp. M7585_C2015_104 DNA window includes the following coding sequences:
- a CDS encoding urease accessory protein UreF: MPCKFQDTITKKAFLASLQISDSFFPVGGFNHSFGLETYIQEGIISSGDELKNFLEIYLNELIKYTDLLALYLAHSYTKSEELESLIRIDNTLTATKSCYETKMASIKMGKTLLNTWATLWDSSLLREFSGQVKQGLASGNHATVYGAVTSVLGIPLVHSLISFTYNSTANMLSASIKLMPLGQKEAQMILCSLHDIIIKTVQEVLTLSEEDLGVFAPAYDIRCMTHERLYSRLFMS, encoded by the coding sequence ATGCCTTGCAAATTTCAGGACACCATCACTAAAAAGGCCTTTCTTGCCTCACTGCAAATAAGTGATTCTTTTTTTCCAGTGGGGGGATTCAACCACTCCTTTGGACTGGAAACATACATACAGGAAGGTATTATAAGCTCGGGAGATGAGCTAAAAAATTTTCTGGAAATATACTTGAACGAGCTCATAAAGTACACAGATCTCCTCGCTCTATACCTTGCCCATAGTTACACCAAAAGCGAAGAGCTGGAGTCCCTTATTAGGATTGACAACACCTTGACAGCAACTAAAAGCTGCTATGAAACAAAAATGGCAAGCATAAAAATGGGTAAAACCCTGCTGAACACATGGGCGACTCTATGGGACAGTTCATTGCTCAGGGAGTTTTCAGGACAAGTAAAACAAGGTTTGGCCAGTGGCAATCATGCTACTGTGTATGGCGCTGTAACATCCGTATTGGGGATACCCTTGGTTCACTCCCTTATCTCCTTCACCTACAACAGCACAGCAAATATGCTCTCAGCTTCAATAAAACTTATGCCACTAGGACAAAAAGAAGCACAGATGATATTATGCTCCCTCCATGACATAATAATTAAAACGGTTCAGGAGGTTCTAACCCTCTCAGAAGAGGACCTTGGGGTATTCGCCCCCGCCTATGACATAAGGTGTATGACACATGAGAGACTCTACAGTAGACTTTTTATGTCCTAA
- the ureG gene encoding urease accessory protein UreG, translating to MKPVKIGVGGPVGSGKTMLIEKLTRRMLDEYEMAVVTNDIYTKEDAEFLIKNGALPPARVIGVETGGCPHTAIREDVSMNMEAVEYLIEKFPSLDLIFVESGGDNLAASFSPELVDLFIYVIDVSAGDKIPRKGGPGIIRSDLLVINKIDLAPMVGADLGVMERDAKKMRGDRPFIFTNLKQEKGLDEIITWIRKNAFFEDLRR from the coding sequence ATGAAACCAGTAAAAATAGGAGTTGGAGGGCCCGTCGGCTCGGGGAAAACTATGCTAATTGAGAAACTTACAAGAAGAATGCTAGACGAATATGAGATGGCAGTGGTGACAAATGACATTTACACAAAAGAAGACGCAGAATTCCTAATAAAAAATGGAGCTCTGCCCCCCGCAAGGGTTATAGGAGTTGAGACGGGAGGATGTCCCCATACGGCCATCAGAGAGGATGTATCCATGAATATGGAAGCAGTGGAATATCTCATAGAAAAATTCCCCTCCCTTGACCTCATATTTGTTGAAAGTGGTGGAGACAACTTGGCGGCATCTTTTAGTCCCGAACTTGTAGACCTTTTCATATATGTAATCGACGTCTCTGCAGGAGATAAAATTCCCCGAAAGGGCGGCCCAGGAATAATCAGATCTGACCTCCTAGTTATAAACAAAATTGATCTCGCACCAATGGTGGGCGCAGACTTAGGGGTGATGGAAAGAGATGCAAAGAAGATGAGGGGAGACAGGCCCTTTATATTCACAAATCTGAAACAAGAGAAGGGATTGGACGAGATAATAACATGGATAAGAAAAAATGCTTTTTTTGAGGATTTAAGGCGCTAA